From one Diorhabda carinulata isolate Delta chromosome 12, icDioCari1.1, whole genome shotgun sequence genomic stretch:
- the LOC130899915 gene encoding uncharacterized protein LOC130899915: MAEEEAAEVEEQPQEEPTEEAPPPVEEAPPPKVGQDPMNTEFLYYSAALRVLGPTLTHEKDRKLIIPWVKKLFRPEYHSSKLKEKRNRYLAYLCCSLLLDQAIGPFGSIPPEGALLNCNQLEELKVTQAEWETDNMWQDSLSGLPDDFQMLECSVHATPQECKDDHALDKILDQEFQFYLYISRPYAYLIRNGSDRTRVAAWLQMLCSIHGNDCCSSMKAIRNDYMMAFLGYLQDLRSVGPFADLPSWKTLPPLAEAAKAAAENKPITDPTGAEANEFLMNQPVPEDGAFCYIALTGDLVTSNLLPG, from the coding sequence ATGGCAGAAGAAGAGGCTGCAGAAGTAGAAGAACAACCACAGGAAGAACCAACAGAGGAAGCACCACCGCCCGTTGAAGAAGCACCACCTCCTAAAGTCGGTCAAGATCCAATGAATACGGAATTTCTGTATTATAGCGCAGCTTTGAGAGTTCTAGGACCAACATTAACCCACGAAAAagatagaaaattgattatacCGTGggtgaagaaattatttagacCAGAATACCATAGCtctaaattgaaagaaaaaagaaacagataTCTAGCTTATTTGTGTTGTTCTCTACTTCTGGATCAGGCTATCGGTCCATTTGGCTCGATTCCTCCGGAGGGTGCTTTATTAAACTGCAACCAACTCGAAGAATTGAAAGTAACCCAAGCCGAATGGGAGACAGATAACATGTGGCAAGATTCGTTATCGGGACTACCGGATGATTTTCAAATGCTGGAATGCAGTGTACATGCTACTCCTCAAGAATGTAAAGATGATCATGCATTGGATAAGATATTAGATCAGGagtttcagttttatttgtatatatctcGACCTTACGCTTATTTGATAAGAAATGGAAGCGATCGCACTCGAGTAGCTGCTTGGTTACAAATGTTATGTTCAATACATGGAAACGACTGCTGTTCCAGTATGAAAGCTATCAGAAATGACTACATGATGGCTTTTCTCGGTTATCTACAAGACTTGAGATCAGTAGGACCATTCGCTGATTTGCCCAGCTGGAAAACTCTACCACCTTTAGCCGAAGCAGCGAAAGCTGCAGCAGAAAATAAACCCATAACTGATCCTACCGGTGCTGAAGCTAATGAGTTCCTGATGAACCAGCCAGTTCCTGAAGATGGCGCGTTTTGTTATATTGCCCTGACAGGAGATTTGGTAACTAGTAATTTATTACCCGGTTAA